ACGAGATTTTCTCCCCTGTAGTTCGACACACGTCCATCCGTGTTGTGTTGGGACTGGTAGCTTGCTGGGATTTGCATCTTGAGCAAATGGATGTGAAGACAGCATTTCTCCATGGGAATTTGGAGGAAGAGATCTATATGGAGCAACCTGAAGGGTTTGTCAAGTCTGGAGAGGAGGCGCTTGTATGCAGACTGAAAAGATCTTTATACGGGCTGAAGCAGGCTCATAGACAGTGGTACAAACGTTTTGATACTTACATGTTGCAGATAGAGTACCAGAGATGTGAGTATGACTGTTGTGTTTATGTGAAGAATGTTGGTAACAATTCTCCCATATTTCTGTtgttgtatgttgatgatatgctcATTGCTGGAAGCAATATGGATGATATTGTTGAGTTGAAAGGGCTATTGGgagaagagtttgagatgaaggatCTTGGTGCTGCAAAGAAGATTCTTGGGATGGAGACTCACATGGATAGGAGTTCTCAGAGATTGTGGTTATCTCAAAGAAGCTACATTGAGAAGATACTTGAAAGGTTTGACATGAAGAATGCAAAACTTGTGTCTACTCTTCTAGCGAATCACTTCAAGCTCTCAGCACGTCAGTGCCCTATTTCTGATGATGAGATCAGAAACATGGCACAAGTTCCTTATGCAAGTGCAGTTGATTTTCTGATGTATGCGATGGTTTTCACAAGACCAGATTTGGCTCAAACTGTTAGTCAAATCAGTAAGTACATGTCTAAACCTGANGAACAAGAATCAGACATGGGAGCTTACAACACTTCCAAAGGGGAAGAAATCAATTGGTTGCAAGTGGGTCTTCAAGAGGAAAACAGGAGTCTCTGAGAAGGAAATTGTGACTTTCAAGGCGAGACTAGTAGCGAAAGGGTACTCACAGAGGGCAGGGGTTGATTATGACGAGATTTTCTCCCCTGTAGTTCGACACACGTCCATCCGTGTTGTGTTGGGACTGGTAGCTTGCTGGGATTTGCATCTTGAGCAAATGGATGTGAAGACAGCATTTCTCCATGGGAATTTGGAGGAAGAGATCTATATGGAGCAACCTGAAGGGTTTGTCAAGTCTGGAGAGGAGGCGCTTGTATGCAGACTGAAAAGATCTTTATACGGGCTGAAGCAGGCTCATAGACAGTGGTACAAACGTTTTGATACTTACATGTTGCAGATAGAGTACCAGAGATGTGAGTATGACTGTTGTGTTTATGTGAAGAATGTTGGTAACAATTCTCCCATATTTCTGTtgttgtatgttgatgatatgctcATTGCTGGAAGCAATATGGATGATATTGTTGAGTTGAAAGGGCTATTGGgagaagagtttgagatgaaggatCTTGGTGCTGCAAAGAAGATTCTTGGGATGGAGACTCACATGGATAGGAGTTCTCAGAGATTGTGGTTATCTCAAAGAAGCTACATTGAGAAGATACTTGAAAGGTTTGACATGAAGAATGCAAAACTTGTGTCTACTCTTCTAGCGAATCACTTCAAGCTCTCAGCACGTCAGTGCCCTATTTCTGATGATGAGATCAGAAACATGGCACAAGTTCCTTATGCAAGTGCAGTTGGTTGTCTGATGTATGCGATGGTTTTCACAAGACCAGATTTGGCTCAAACTGTTAGTCAAATCAGTAAGTACATGTCTAAACCTGGGAGGGAGCACTGGAATGCAGTGAAATGGATTCTCAGGTATTTGAAGGGTACTACAGATCGTGGTCTCATGTTTGGAGGACATGAGTGCAAGGCAGAAGTTGTGGGTTTCGTTGATTCAGATTATGCAGGTGATCTTGATAACAGAAGGTCTACAACCGGGTATGTATTTACTCTTGCTGGAGCACCTATAAGTTGGAAGTCTGTGTTGCAGTCTGTAGTTGCAATGTCAACCACTGAAGCCGAGTACATGGCAATAGGAGAGGCAACTAAGGAGGCATTATGGGTTAGAGGACTTGTAATGGAATTGGGTGTTGAGCAAGGTGGAGTTCAGCTACACCGTGATAGCTAGAGTGCTTTATATCTGGCAAAGAATCAATTGTATCATGGTAGGACAAAGCACATTGAGGTAAGATATCACAAGATCAGAGAGTTATCAGTTTCTGGTGTGATTTTACTGCAGAAGGTGTACACGTCTGAGAATGCGGCTGATATGTTGACCAAGCCTGTCACCATGGAGAAGTTCAAGCACTACTTGGATTTTCTCCAGGTCTTTCATTGCTAGATGAAGACAAAAGGTTCCCCCAAAAGATAATAAGGAGTTGAAGTTGAAGTCAATGAGATTTTGTCTTCAAGATAGAGTTTGTTGTTAAAGTGACttgaaatctctgaagatgTCTACAAAAGATGTAAAAGACTGTGTAAGACGTACAGAGCTTTTACTGAGCTTTTGTAGAGACCGACTCAAGGCAACTTAGGGTTAGGATTTTGGGGGTGTAGGCGGCGCAGCCGCCTGTACAGTGTAATAGATTCTAGAAGATTCACAAGATGTTTTATTTCCTATTGTATCGGGTTTTTTGGGGCCTATATAAGGCNTTTGAGATGAAGGATCTTGGTGCTGCAAAGAAGATTCTTGGGATGGAGACTCACATNtcagattaataatataaacccTAGACAAAGGGTATTCGCCTCAAGAacactctgtttctcttttcaaagtctttcttattttgtttctgttcatCCGAATTCACAACATTTACTTTTAagattatgttttcttttttttctggttatGGAATTTTAGAAGGTGAAGGATACACATCAAGATTACTAAAACGAGCCTTTTAGATGATGCTTGATCCATAAGCAATTCTAGTTACTATACAAAAGAAGTTAATGCTTCACAATTTCTAGGACCCAAATCACAATCCTTGCAATCCACATACTTTGAATCATGTCAcagaatctttttgttttctttttcccccaaaagtagtacaacaaaaacataacctGAATGAAATCATAAACCGATTTACTGACTAGTATCCTTTGGCCGGAATTCAATGCCTTCAATAATCACACCTCTCTTCGTACTAAGGCGGCGAGTAACATCTAGAACACTCACCTCAATTAGATCATCGAAACCCATAAATCCTTCTTCATTGAAGAAATCCCCAATCTTTACCTCCATCCACCCATCTTTCCTCTTTTTTGAATACTCTATATTCCTTCCTGGCCACTTTTTTACCGTATCCAAATATATGGATGTCTTAGGCATTACATATCCATGAAATCCAACTCCAACTTGTATGGGACAATTTTGAAAGCCATAACAATGAGATGTTTTTGTGTATACAATGTAAGTTGAATAATGAGTTCCTGGGGATATGTTTCGAGTATTCAAGGCACCACGTATGTTGAAAGTATCTATATCAAGAAGTTCTGGTACTTTTTCAAACCTGCATAACACAACGCGTACGTGCAACATTTTTCCCAATACAGTTAGCTtcttaattaatcttttgcatAAGAGATATGAACTTTATAGTGATGTAATCAAATCTTATATTTATGTAATGTAAAGCCAGTATATTCTTCCATGTTGCAAAAGGAGTTAAAATAAGTCATTAAGAAAAGGAGTTACCTAGATTCAGGAATTGAAATCCATTTCCAATATCGAGGATTTGTTGCCCCTCGGATCAATAGTTTCCTTGCAGATAACATTACGCACTTCTTCCCACTCGCTTTATCTAACCTGAAGCTCTATATATTTTGgggagagaacaaaaaaaactaaaaaaagtaagaaCTACTGAATCATGCATGAATTAGAACTTAATCCCacattgcaaaaagaaaaataaaaaaaatataaaaaagaagatgagcCAATCCACTAGTTTTGGGAGAATATGAAGGAGGATTTAATCATAACATGAGTTTATTCAAATCCCTGTTGCTATATATAATTCTCTAACAAAGTCCATTCATAAATTGAATTAGAAGGTGACACATGATTAGTCTCAAAAGTGTAAAAACTGAGGgatgtataaataatattataccatTCTGCCATTGTGGTTTGGAAAAGGATCGCAAAGAGCGAAATAGAGCTCCTTCTTGGATGAGAAAACTCGCGATTTCGGAATCTGAGATACATAATCCGGCGAAGGTAAAAACTTCTCCCATACACTATCGGAATCGAACTGCAATCTGAAGCTTTTCGAAACCAAAGCAGCGAGGAACGCGTCCCGTGGAGTAGTTGTGAAAGAGCTTATGATAGATAAGCAATCGTCTGGCAAGTCATCGAAAGAGGGCGAAGAACCATTGATAAATTCGGTGATAATCTCCCAACAACCACAAAATTTTCCACCTTTGCCTCTTGCGTCAACGCCGTGTTTTTGGCCCATCGATAGCTTTCTTGATCTGCAAGCTGAGACTTTCAAGAAATAGTCTCTGCCgctaaaatattcaaaaaacaaagactCGTTTCAAGTCGTCCATATGTATATTATACGAAACTACCCTTCCTTGCATCAACGTACGTGCACGTTCTTTTTGTCTGTATGCTGttggttttggtaggtttttggAAATATTcgtacaaacaaacaatataataaaatcaagtCATGTAAAGATGATTAGgaatatattactatattaggATCTCACGttggttaattaattatcttagtaaagtttgattaaaaatatttgactgCGCTAATTTACTTTCTGATTCacaaagtatatttttttttctcaaaaagatTACAATATAAACAGAACCTGAAAATAACCAAACCGTTCTTccattacaaattacaataaacCGAAAATACTTTACTGACTATCCCTTTGGTCGGAATTCAATTCCTTCAATGATCAGACCACCCTTCGGATTGGGGCGTATTGCAACGTCTACAATACTCACCTCAATTTCATCATAACCCATTGATCCTCCTTCATTGAAGAAATCCCCAATCTCTGCCTCCATCCACCCATCACCCCTCTTCTTTGgcaattttttgaatttatcGTCAAAGCATATGAATCGTTTAGGCATTTCTTGTCCTTTAAATCCAACACCAACTTGTATAGGCAAGTCTCGTAAGCCATGACGTACGTCCTTTAACTTGTACACGATGTAAGCTGTGTAATGAGTTCCTAAAGATAGAATCTGCGTACTCATACTACCACCCATCTCGAAAGAGCAAACATTGAGAAGCTCTGGTACCTTTTCAAAACTGCATACCACATCTGATCAACATTCCGCTAGATGTAATATCCCATTTACGATTTGGTTgtactaataaaaaaagttttataatatacaatatacatcGATTTAATTAATTCTATATTTATACGATAGAAGAACATCTATTTCTTATATACTAAATGACTAGTCACCATAACTATAGTAAATTGAGTCATTACAATCGAATTTAAGTAAAAAAGGATACCTAGATTCAGCAAGTTTAATCCATTGCCAATGGTCAAGATTATTACCCTCTGTGATCCACAGTTCCTTTGCAGCTAACATTACACACTTTTTACCACTCGCTGTCTCTAACCAAAAGctctttgatttaaaaaaaaaaacaaaaaaagacaaacaaatctCAAATTAAACGATcagaaatatttaaatagatGCATGAATTTGATCTTAATAACTATACCAAATTACTCCAGGGTATTTGAATAGATGATAGTTTCCACATAAATTTCTAACAGATATCTCCATACACCAATTTCAGTTTGAAGGCGAGAGCTAGACAGATACATCGTTCtcacatgttaaaaaaaaaaaaatgtaaaactgaTTGATGGGCATATATACATACCTTTTTGCCATCTTCAATTAGAACAGGATCGTAGCAAAGAGTGAAATAAAGTTCTTTCTTCGATGAGAAAGCTCTCCACGGAGGAACCAAAGATTCATACTCCGACAGAAGAAACTTCTCCCATATGCAATCTGACTTGACCACACATGCAAAAGATTTTGAAACTGAAGCGGAGATGCACACGTCCCGTGGACTTGTAAGAGAGATTATCTTAAAGATGCACTCCTCTGGCAAGTCATCGAATGGCGAAGGCCCCAGAACGATTTCTCCTCCGCCTCCACCGCTAGATTCGACGTGGTGTTTTTGCTTCATCGATGAAGAACTGGGAACTTTTCTGCCTTTGCCTCTAGAGTCAACGCCGTGTTTTTGGCCCATTGTAATTAGGTATATCGTCTTTCTTCGCCTCGAAGCTAAGAATTTAAAGAATCGTCTAAGTCGTCTCCTGATgctaaatatatctataaaaaagtCGTGCACACGTATTTAAACTGCCCTTGTTTGCCCATATTGAGTTAACTCCGTGATTCCTTCCTCACACAAGTCACGCTCCTTGTGTTTTAgtgtatttaaaaatttaaaagtcggttttggttttttaatttggaaatattttaCGGCCATAGTTGTTTCAGTATCTTAACTATCAAATAAATTCAGCTAATTTGTAATGGGATCTCAACTCTTATTCTCTTAAGTTATTATATTACTTCCACAAAGTTTAAATCATGTAAtatgtcttgttctttttttctctgaagAGAGTACAACACAAATTTATAACCAAAGCTCCTTTATTAAACCATTCATTCTTCCACAGTAAACTTACACTATCAATTTACCGGCTATCCGTTGGGCCGAATTCAATTCCTTTAATAACGCTTTGGTTCCCTAATCAAAATGAGTCATTAGGATTTAGGAAATAGGAGTTGCCTAGATTATGGGAATTGAAATCTACCTCCAAACTCCACTACAGAATTttgagagaggaaaaaaaaaactcaaaacaataaGAAATACTGAAAAATGCATGAATTAGAATTGAATTCCACgatgcaaacaaacaaacaaacaagatgaAATTTAAACTAATACTCCCTCCGAGTTTTTTTAATTGTCGTTCTAGAGCTTTgcacacagattaagaaaatagactagattaagacccgtgctagagcacgggttgaaatttattttatttatattgtaatttttttataaaatataatttgtgtgattatttttaaaatattttttggataaaatattatgcactaaaatcatatgttaaatatgataacttgaaaaagacacttattttgtatgttttttattgttaatgattctagataattaCCCATGCTATaacattggttaaattttattttatacaaaattttgtatattttctattttaaaataaaaatttaatatgttgtattagtttatatacgtgaagttatttcaacaatgtatattctatatGATGACTttaatgtcattataagacataattttgtgaatttagtttttaaaaagcaagttattatattatgagtaatttaatatattgttatactttttgttttaatatacttgtttttttttattctttcatattatattgacatattattgacaatgctataacaaaccaatttagagtgtttatagtttctaactttaatatcaagtttcaatattttaaaaatatttcaaaataaattatttaaagtttattatattatataaaattataaaattcaacaaaaaatatgaaattgaatttaaatattcaatttttgaCCCATTACTCAGTAAAAATagtaattcaatatatattatttttaaagaataatattaataaaatttaaatattttatagattgaaacatttattttttaaaaacaattcaaCGTATGGTATATCCGaaaataaatctattttttaattataataaataatataataatttatttgtttcacaaaatagactcatatataaaaatgagaggtaaattttaataataattaacaaattaatatgttaagttagatatcaaaggattttatttgattaataatttaataaaaaaaattaatatggtaagttagatgatatcaaatgattctttagaatattctctttaaggtttttggaaacaataaatccagactatacaaataatataaaacttaatctataacatatttgtaactaagttattaaaattatatagtatacaaaacaatgttgtgtacttccgttttattatataggggattaatgttttattatatcctttctttaatacattttctaatttttttcttggtcaaaacattaaaatagttgagataaaattggtatttttaccaaatatatGCATTGGAAACCTAAAACGAcaagtattggaaaacaaaatttttactatagaacaacaaatacaaaaaaccAGAGGAATATTTAACTAGTTGAATAATATATACTGAATTCTATACactatgtttgtttttatcGAGTTTTTCAAGTGGGAAACATGTCTATATTAACCAGTTAAATATTCATTTTTGCAGTCTTTTCTACTTGGATCCCCATATTCCCGGCATTGTAGGGTTTTAGATACCGGTTACATCTTGTCGTCAACTCAAATGATGTTTCATTagaaccaaaaatttcaaattcacgGTTACATGATTACCGTCCAAAATTTGAGCCTACTACAATATGTTTTCCCAAGATAtacaaaagttttaaacttaCGTCGACTTTAGACtcataccaaaacaaaaccgGAATCATCTAACCGTCCTCTCCATTGTAGGAAGCCGGTTTACATCTTCACTCTGTGGCATAGTCAATTAAATAACTTCTTCACTCTGTGGCATAGTCAATTAACACTACCAATAGATCGATGAGCGGCTGAATGTAAACGTCTAACTAGTGTTTTGGCATTCATTACCGGATTTTCACAG
The sequence above is drawn from the Camelina sativa cultivar DH55 chromosome 4, Cs, whole genome shotgun sequence genome and encodes:
- the LOC104779574 gene encoding F-box protein PP2-B5, with the protein product MGQKHGVDARGKGGKFCGCWEIITEFINGSSPSFDDLPDDCLSIISSFTTTPRDAFLAALVSKSFRLQFDSDSVWEKFLPSPDYVSQIPKSRVFSSKKELYFALCDPFPNHNGRMSFRLDKASGKKCVMLSARKLLIRGATNPRYWKWISIPESRFEKVPELLDIDTFNIRGALNTRNISPGTHYSTYIVYTKTSHCYGFQNCPIQVGVGFHGYVMPKTSIYLDTVKKWPGRNIEYSKKRKDGWMEVKIGDFFNEEGFMGFDDLIEVSVLDVTRRLSTKRGVIIEGIEFRPKDTSQ
- the LOC104779575 gene encoding putative F-box protein PP2-B6; this encodes MGQKHGVDSRGKGRKVPSSSSMKQKHHVESSGGGGGEIVLGPSPFDDLPEECIFKIISLTSPRDVCISASVSKSFACVVKSDCIWEKFLLSEYESLVPPWRAFSSKKELYFTLCYDPVLIEDGKKSFWLETASGKKCVMLAAKELWITEGNNLDHWQWIKLAESSFEKVPELLNVCSFEMGGSMSTQILSLGTHYTAYIVYKLKDVRHGLRDLPIQVGVGFKGQEMPKRFICFDDKFKKLPKKRGDGWMEAEIGDFFNEGGSMGYDEIEVSIVDVAIRPNPKGGLIIEGIEFRPKG